TCGGCGGCCGATCCCAGGCCGGTAAAGCACCAGGTCTGGTTCAGGCACGTCGTGGGGCCGTATGGGCAAAGAGCGGCCGGGACCGACCCTGAAACGTCTCCCGCGTTGGTCGGAGAAGGCTGCGGTGAGTTCCTCCAAAATCCAGTGGTGTTCGGGGCCGATGGGCGCCGTGGGGATGATTTGACCGTCCAGCAGCTCGACGCGGGCGTCCTCCTCGAGGATGCCGGCCTCGACTAGCCGGTAATACTCCTCGACCGTAAACCGGCGCACGGCGTCGAAGTGCACCGGGGGGGGGTGGGTGATCGTGGACATGGTCAGGTTGCCGCCTCTGCGGGTAATGCTGGATCGTACCTGGTCTTACGCTAGGCCGCATCCCTTAAACTTGAGGGTGCTTGGCATTGACGGACAGCAACGATCCGCCGTTGACTGGACCGGATGCGGTCACTGATGGCGGGTCTTGTTGTAGGCCCGGCCCTTAGCGTGGGAGGCGGGGTTCGCCGACGCCACCTACACGGCGCGACGGGGCAGGCCGTGATGGCGCGGGGGGTTGGGAGAAACGTTGAACCCAGGCGCAAGGCAACCCCCAAAGGGTGCGGGGATCGACCCGTCCCACGCCACGGGGGTCTTTCCCGCGCTGCGACCGTCCATCCGCCGACCCGGAGGACCTTGGCGTGGGGTCGACGCATTTTGGCTTGCGGGGTATTGACCGACGGCACTGCGAAAATCTCCGGTAAAGCGATCCGTGCACGAGCAGTTGCCGCCACACCAGCGGGCTCATCACGCCGCAGAGCACGACGCGAAGTTGGTAGATCGCAAGGGACAATCAGGAAGGTTCAGGCAGGCGGGCACGTTACCGAAGCCCACCGGTTTGGCTTCGCATCTGCCCCCGAAATGTCCCGCTCTCCAGCGTCGGAGGGACCTGTCTCTTGTCATCATCCGGCAACTCGATATGATCTACTATGCCATCCAGTCGAACTCAACAGCGGAGACTATAACCTTGGGTGTAAAAAAAAATAGATACCAAAGCTGAAACCGAAGCTTGCATCGACCGAGCTGATCATAATCACTTCAGACAATGGAGGTCCGTTCGAAGCGACGTTTCTAACCAAACCTTTGCTTCGAAGGCCTTCAAGAAGGATGCCGGCCACACTTTTCGCCACGTCGAAGGTACGGCAGAGCCGGGCAAGTCGACGTACGCCGACAGGGATACAGCGATCAATGTGACGATGGAGCTTTTGAACTGCGCCCAGGGTCAGAAGATCCTTGGACGGCTTGATAAAGCGGACCCCGCCGGCAGCTTCGTTGAGCACGACATTGCGAACAGGAAGATCGAGGCCGAGGTCACCGGGCATTGGTACGGGTTTGATGGGTCTCCCGGGGCAACCAAGAAGAAAATTACGAAGGCGACTTGTCAGATTATGAAGCTCGGTGCAGATGTGCTATGGATTCAAACCACCTATCCAACCGGCTTCGTCGCTTGAGGAACGGCTCCAGGTCTGCCGTCCGCACCGGCTTGGGCATCTCAATCAGCAAGTGCATTTTCGTCCCCGCTGATTTCCTTCATCCCATGCCGGTTTGGTAGCGGCCTGACCGTAAGCGACCTCGGAAATTGGGGAAAAGGTTCCGCCGCCGGCGCGGGTTCTAACCCCTGAGGGCTGGATGTTGCGCCTCCCTTTGTCGGCGGCTGGCCGGGGCACGTCAACCCATCCTGCGGATAGGCACATGCCAGGGTAGGGGAGCGTCGATTGCCCTTTCGCTTGAGCTTGCGCAAGGTCGCTGCGCCATAAACGGCAGCCTTCCCGGCTTCGCCGGGCCCCTGCCATTTAATGCTCGCTCCCTTGACGCGGCGCTCTCGCTCGAGTGCGGGGGTAACGAGCTTTTTGCGGTTTTCCCTCTGTTCGCTCCTACGTCGCCTCCATCGGTCAACCTGCAGAAAATCAGGGTGTATCCCGCTTCCTCAATGGCTTGGGGGTCTAATCGGCGTTCGGGATGGCGGAACGGATCGATCAGCTTCTCAAAGCGAACGCGCACGTAATTGGTTTCTTTGCCGCCTTCCGCAAAATGTTCGCTGGGCTCTGGTGGTAATGTGATGACCCCCATGCCGATGCTTCCCCGACCCTTTTTACCCTTCGGTAACCCCCCTTTCCCATTGTAACATAAAAAAGCGATCACCCGCTTTCTGAGTTGAAATAGGGGCGACGCTCCAGTCCCGCTCAACTGGGAAGCCGGCGTCAAATCGGGCGGCTA
The Verrucomicrobiota bacterium DNA segment above includes these coding regions:
- a CDS encoding Uma2 family endonuclease — its product is MSTITHPPPVHFDAVRRFTVEEYYRLVEAGILEEDARVELLDGQIIPTAPIGPEHHWILEELTAAFSDQRGRRFRVGPGRSLPIRPHDVPEPDLVLYRPGIGRRQHLTASDVLLVIEIADSTLTRDLGYKADLYRRAGVPEYWVVDVRHRCLRVFLLGGDYYETTIVREGEVSPQALAGVEIDVAALFGGA